In Rhinolophus ferrumequinum isolate MPI-CBG mRhiFer1 chromosome 25, mRhiFer1_v1.p, whole genome shotgun sequence, the following proteins share a genomic window:
- the ASPHD2 gene encoding aspartate beta-hydroxylase domain-containing protein 2: MVWVPLGPQRTDCLTLLHTLHNNSPKMSLEWLVAWSWSLDGLRDCIATGIQSVRDCDTTAVVTVACLLVLFVWYCYHVGREQPRTYVSVNSLMQGTDANGLQNGYVYCQAPECVRCTHNEGLNQKLYHNLQEYAKRYSWSGMGRIHKGIREQGRYLNSRPSIQKPEVFFLPDLPTTPYFSRDAQKHDVELLERNFQTILCEFETLYKAFSNCSLPQGWKMNSTPSGEWVTFYLVNQGVCVPRNCRKCPRTYRLLGSLRTCIGNNVFGNACISVLSPGTVITEHYGPTNIRIRCHLGLKTPSGCELVVGGEPQCWAEGRCLLFDDSFLHTAFHEGSAEDGPRVVFMVDLWHPNVAAAERQALDFIFAPGR; this comes from the exons ATGGTGTGGGTGCCCTTGGGACCCCAGAGGACTGACTGTCTGACCCTGCTTCACACCCTCCACAACAACTCTCCCAAGATGTCGCTCGAGTGGCTGGTGGCCTGGAGCTGGTCACTGGATGGCCTGAGGGACTGCATCGCCACGGGCATCCAGTCCGTAAGGGACTGCGACACCACCGCTGTCGTCACCGTGGCCTGCCTGCTGGTCCTGTTCGTGTGGTACTGTTACCACGTGGGCCGGGAGCAGCCCCGGACCTACGTCTCCGTGAACTCCCTCATGCAGGGCACCGACGCCAACGGGCTGCAGAACGGGTACGTGTACTGCCAGGCCCCTGAGTGTGTACGCTGCACCCACAACGAGGGACTCAACCAGAAACTCTACCACAACCTGCAGGAGTACGCCAAGCGCTACTCCTGGTCCGGCATGGGCCGCATCCATAAGGGCATCCGCGAGCAGGGCCGCTACCTCAACAGCCGGCCCTCCATCCAGAAGCCAGAGGTCTTCTTCCTGCCCGACCTCCCCACCACGCCCTATTTCTCCCGGGACGCCCAGAAGCATGACGTGGAACTGCTGGAACGGAACTTCCAGACCATCCTGTGCGAGTTCGAGACCCTCTACAAAGCTTTCTCAAACTGCAGCCTCCCGCAGGGCTGGAAAATGAACAGCACCCCCAGTGGGGAGTGGGTCACCTTTTACTTGGTCAATCAGGGGGTGTGTGTTCCCAGGAACTGCAGGAAGTGCCCACGGACGTACCGCTTGCTCGGAAGCCTTCGGACCTGTATTGGGAACAATGTGTTTGGGAACGCGTGCATCTCCGTGCTGAGCCCTGGGACTGTGATAACGGAGCACTACGGACCCACCAACATCCGCATCCGCTGCCATTTAG GTCTGAAAACTCCAAGTGGCTGTGAGCTGGTGGTGGGGGGCGAGCCCCAGTGTTGGGCAGAAGGCCGCTGCCTGCTCTTTGATGACTCTTTCCTACACACCGCTTTCCATGAAG gtTCAGCAGAAGATGGCCCAAGGGTGGTTTTCATGGTGGATTTGTGGCATCCAAATGTCGCTGCGGCTGAACGGCAGGCCCTGGATTTCATCTTTGCTCCAGGCCGATGA
- the LOC117017825 gene encoding proline-rich protein 2-like — translation MHAGLSELTEFGLGGRWSHCKGSRPRRQKPPARAARVGPRGTQRTSRAEPRRGPGSQPAGRPRAVRAPPAAPSPPAAPSPPARSRAALWELWSSRPRGAQRGVGIGGASARLPLRLPRRGPSSGGAEAQRRGQGASARPRPRAAESPRPQQPPPPAARRAQVSGVSRGDRAGGLRGPASLATPGGRRRWPGGCRPAAGDAVGRRRPPAPRIPAGPRGPGARRSLRAERLRHCCASGQSRASSSISPVPHRGPLPRVNSSPPPAPASQ, via the coding sequence ATGCACGCCGGACTGAGCGAATTAACCGAATTCGGACTGGGCGGGCGGTGGTCTCACTGCAAAGGGTCACGGCCGCGCCGGCAAAAGCCCCCCGCGCGGGCGGCGCGAGTCGGGCCTCGGGGTACCCAGCGCACGAGTCGCGCAGAACCGCGGCGGGGGCCGGGGTCCCAGCCGGCCGGTCGCCCCCGCGCCGTCCGCGCCCCGCCCGCGGCCCCTTCCCCGCCCGCGGCCCCTTCCCCGCCCGCCCGGTCGCGCGCGGCATTGTGGGAGTTGTGGTCCTCGCGGCCCCGCGGAGCGCAGCGCGGCGTCGGCATCGGCGGGGCATCGGCTCGCCTCCCGCTCCGGCTCCCGCGACGTGGGCCGAGCAGCGGCGGGGCGGAGGCTCAGCGACGCGGGCAGGGGGCGTCCGCGCGTCCGCGCCCTCGGGCGGCAGAGTCGCCCCGGCCCCAGCAGCCACCCCCGCCGGCCGCGCGCCGGGCGCAGGTAAGCGGCGTCTCCAGGGGCGACAGGGCGGGAGGACTGCGCGGCCCGGCCAGCCTCGCGACACCGGGAGGAAGGAGGCGGTGGCCCGGCGGCTGCAGGCCGGCCGCTGGGGATGCTGTGGGACGCCGGCGCCCGCCTGCGCCCCGCATCCCGGCCGGGCCGAGGGGCCCTGGCGCCCGACGCTCGCTACGTGCTGAGCGCCTCCGCCACTGCTGTGCTAGCGGCCAGAGCCGGGCATCATCCTCCATCTCCCCCGTGCCCCATCGCGGTCCCCTCCCTCGTGTAaactcctccccgcccccagcaccCGCCTCCCAGTGA